The Vicia villosa cultivar HV-30 ecotype Madison, WI linkage group LG1, Vvil1.0, whole genome shotgun sequence genome includes a region encoding these proteins:
- the LOC131600439 gene encoding uncharacterized protein LOC131600439, with protein sequence MEATTVRSFIGFTLTPSLQPRRSFHTTLAKKKDVQDNTNESQPFLPLRISNSNLARAAIGVFGLGFIDAGYSGDWSRIGVITPQNEEILRLAAFLVVPICVLFIFRVPKELDY encoded by the exons ATGGAAGCCACAACAGTAAGGAGCTTCATCGGTTTCACTCTTACTCCTTCTCTTCAACCGAGAAGAAGCTTTCATACAACACTGGCTAAAAAGAAAGATGTTCAAGACAACACTAACGAGTCTCAACCTTTTTTACCATTGAGGATTTCAAACTCAAATCTTGCTCGTGCTGCCATTGGAGTGTTTGGATTAGGGTTCATTGATGCAGG GTATAGCGGAGACTGGTCGAGGATTGGAGTAATTACACCTCAGAATGAGGAAATTCTAAGGCTTGCAGCTTTTCTAGTCGTTCCCATTTGTGTCCTTTTCATTTTTAGGGTTCCCAAAGAACTAGATTATTGA